DNA from Massilia antarctica:
GAAAAAGTTATTTCAAAAATTCATGCAAAAATCGCTGCGCTGAAAAGCGCCGATGCTATTAGGCCAAATGGCGATGGAGAAAATACGAGGAGCACGCCTCAACTGAACGACATTCGGGATTTTAAGAATATTGAAATCAGGTTCATTGGGGATGGTGCTGTGTTGCAATCAGTAATGAACAGAGAAGCCGGAATTCTTCGTCAGAAATATCCAGATTTTAATTTTGTTGTTGTCTATGGCGATAAAACACAGGGGGGGAAATGAGTGTTACACTTTCAGTCGGAAACCCGATAAATGATGTTGAGAAATTTTATGACCTCCCTGTTTCTACGGAGTCGGGGTTTCGTTCTGTTATTGAACCTATCGCGGAGAAACACGAACTAACTCTTATTGATTGGGGAACTTTTTCCGAGGTTACAAAAATAAATTTGGCGTTATTTCTTGAAGAGATAGAAATTATTCGTGAAGCTATTTTAACTTTGAGTGACGTATCAATACAGGCTAAAAGTCATTATTTTAGCAGGCTTGGTGAGTTGGCGAGGGAGGCGGAGCGTCTCGTAAAAGAAAGGCCAGATATTAGACTTTTGATTGGGTAAATAAGTGTCAAGACCCGCGTGGTCATGTACGCGTCGGGCAAATAATTCAGGCCTTCTCTGCTACCACTCTTTGAACGCTTGTATTGGTAATTTCGTGCCAAGCGAATGGATACGTTGTCGCACGTGGGCAATCCATTTGAAACATGGGGCACGGGACGACGGCCCACCGAGAACTGACGAGCTTGGAAGCGAGACCCCAAGGGGCGTCACTGATGACGAAGAACAGTCGCCGCTGGTGGCGCAACATTAACATGGGCCCGAACAATGTACTGACGATCGCCTGCGTTGACCGTCCTGGCATTCCTCGACTCCCGTAACCTCAACTTTCTGAACCGCCCGCTGCGCACCCGCATGCCGGGTGACGTGGGCGGGGATCGGTCAGGTACCCTAACCGCCCCCTATCCCGATCGGCCCTTACCAGGCCCAGTGCTATTCGTGATAGCGATCGCGCAGGTCGAGAGCGCTGCCGTGAACCTCTTCCACCAGTTCATACAGCACCAACCCAACCATCCCTCCAAAAATGGCCATGACAAACATGCTTAACATGATCATGAACCGCCGTTGAGCGATTTCTCCCGTAGTTGATACATCTAAACTTTAGCAGATGGATGCCGCAATTCAAGGTTGCGATGCACTTATTTAACAATCAGATCCGGCGCCATCACGCCCTTCAAATACAGGCTGTAGGGATCGAGCGGCTCGCGCTGCACCAGCCACCACGCGTTGGCCTTTTTGATTTGCCAATCCTGCGGCTGGCCCGACAGCAGCAAGGCCGCCACCTGGCCCAGGGTCGGCTGATGCCCGACCACCAGCACCGGCTCGCGCCCATTCGGCCAGTTGGCCGCCATCAGCACATCTTCCGGATCGGCGCCCGGCGCCAGATCGTGCACGATCTTGAACTTGCGCTTGAGCGGTTCCACCGTCTGCAAGGTCCGCAGCGCCGGGCTGACCAGGATGCGGCAGCTGTCGGGCAGCTGCGAGGTCAGCCAGTCGGCCATGCGTCTTGCCTGCTTCTGCCCCTTGGGCGTGAGCGCGCGCTCCATGTCGTCTTGGCCCGGCTCGGCGTCGTAGGCCTCCGCGTGCCGCCATAAAATCAGATCCATGCTGTCCTCTCCTTACTCGCTATCGACCGGCGGCGTGCCCAAAAGTTGCATCAAATGTCGCTGCGCCGAAAATTCAAGCTGCTTGCCGCGCACCTGGCGCCGCTGGTAATGCCCGCTCGGCTCAAGCTCCCAGGCATTCGTGTTATCTTTCAGGTAGGGGTTCAAACCCTCGGTAATCACGCGCCGCTTGAGCGCCTTGTCCAGGATGGGGAAGGCCACTTCGATGCGGCGGAACAGGTTGCGGCTCATCCAGTCGGCACTGGCCAGGTACACATCGTGCGCCAAGTCGTTGCGGAAGTAATAGATCCGGCTGTGTTCCAGAAAACGCCCGATGATCGAGCGCACCTTGATATTTTCCGACAGCCCCGGCACCCCCGGTTTCAAGGTACAGGCTCCGCGCACGATCAGGTCGATCTTCACGCCGTCGTGCGAGGCCGCGTACAGCGCGCGGATCACTGATTCGTCCACCAGCGCGTTGATCTTGACGATGATGCGCCCCGGACGCCCCGCACGGGCGATCTTGGCTTCATTGCGGATCGCCTTGATGATTTCGCTCTGCAGCGCGAACGGCGCGAGCCACAAGTGGGTCAGCTTGTGCGGCTTGGTCAGGCTGGTCAGATGGATGAACACTTCGTTCACTTCCTGCGCCATTTCCGCGTGCGCGGTCAGGAGGCCGAAGTCGGTGTACAGCCGCGTGGTGGTCAGGTGGTAGTTGCCAGTGCCGAGGTGGGCGTAGAAACGCAGCCCGCCCGGATTGCCGTCGGCGTCGGCTTCCTCGCGCCGGATCACCAGCGCGACCTTGGCGTGGGTTTTCAGGCCGACCACGCCGTACACCACCTGGGCCCCGGCTTGCTCCAGCTTGTCGGCCCAGTTGATGTTGGCTTCTTCGTCGAAGCGCGCCATCAGTTCCAGGATCACCGTCACTTCCTTGCCGGCGCGGGCGGCCGCCATCAGCGCTTCCATCAGGTCCGAGTGCATGCCGGTGCGGTAGATGGTTTGCTTGATCGCCACCACCGACGGATCGTGCGCCGCCACCTGGATGAAGTCGACCACGGTCTGGAACGACTGGAAAGGGTGGTGCAGCAAGATGTCGTGCTTCTTGAGCTGCTCGAAGATATCGTGGTGCGCGGTCTTTTGCGGCATGCCGGGGACAAAAGGCTCGAAGCGCAGGTTCGGCTGCTTCACATGGTCGATCAGCTCGGCCAGGCGCACCAGGTTGACCGGGCCGTCCACGGCGTACAGGCGGCTCTTGTCGAGTCCAAACTGTTCGAGCAGGAAATCGGCCAGTTCGGGCACGCAGTTCTTGGCCACTTCCAGTCGCACCGAAGTACCGAACTGGCGCCCTTGCAACTCGCCCTTGAGCGCCTGGCGCAGGTTCTTGACCTCTTCCTCGTCGACCCACAGGTCGCTGTCGCGCGTGACCCGGAATTGCGAATAGGCGATCACCTCGCGCCCCGTAAACAAGTCTTCGATGTGCGAATGGATGATCGACGACAGCAGGCAGAAGGAAATGCCGCCATTGGTCGACAAATGATCCGGCAGGCGGATCACGCGCGGCAGCACCCGCGGCGCCTTGACGATGGCAATGCCCGTGCCGCGCCCGAAGGCATCCTTGCCGGTCAGTGAAATGATGAAGTTGAGACTCTTGTTGACCACTTGCGGAAACGGGTGGGCAGGGTCGAGCCCGATCGGGGTGAGCAGGGGGCGCACCTCGCGCTCGAAATATTCCTTGACCCAGGCGCGCTGCGCTTCGTTACGGTCGGTATGGCGCACCAGGTGCACGCCGTTTTTCTGCAGTTCGGGCAGCACTTCGGTGTTGAGAACGGCGTACTGGTCCTTGACCAGATTGTGACATTCGTTACTGATGCGCGCCAGGTTGGCCGCCAATGCCGGATTTTCCGCCAGGTTGCCTTGGGCCAGCAGGCTGGCGACCCGCACTTCAAAGAATTCGTCCAGATTGTTACTGACAATGCACAGGTAGCGCAGCCGCTCCAGCAGAGGCAGCGACGTATCTTCGGCCTGCGCCAGCACGCGGCGGTTGAACGTCAATTGCGACAGCTCCCGGTCGAGGAAGATGTTGGCGCGCGCCGGGTCCGGCGTCGTTGCAGTTTTCATTATGTCTTTAACTAGTCAGATAGATAATAGTAAACGCAGCCAGTGTAATAAAGAAATATTACAGGTCGGTGACACGGGCTGCGAATTGTGTGACATGGCGAATCGGCCTGCCAAGCGTACCATGCGGCCAAAGTAGGGATTCTTACAGGATTTCGGTCATGTCATAAACGTGTCATATTTGCGCGTTAGACTGCGCAGCATTCCACGTTGTATAACCCACAAGGACTTGATATGCGAATGAAACAGTTGTTGGCTTCCATCATCGTTGGCGTCAGCGCACTGGCGGCATCGACCTCCGCCCTCGCGGTGGACATGACCGGCGCGGGTGCGACCTTTCCTTACCCAGTCTATGCAAAATGGGCGGAGTCGTACAAGAAGGCGACCGGCAATGGCTTGAACTATCAATCCGTCGGCTCCGGCGCCGGCATCAAACAGATCAAGGCGAAA
Protein-coding regions in this window:
- the sixA gene encoding phosphohistidine phosphatase SixA, with protein sequence MDLILWRHAEAYDAEPGQDDMERALTPKGQKQARRMADWLTSQLPDSCRILVSPALRTLQTVEPLKRKFKIVHDLAPGADPEDVLMAANWPNGREPVLVVGHQPTLGQVAALLLSGQPQDWQIKKANAWWLVQREPLDPYSLYLKGVMAPDLIVK
- the ppk1 gene encoding polyphosphate kinase 1, producing the protein MKTATTPDPARANIFLDRELSQLTFNRRVLAQAEDTSLPLLERLRYLCIVSNNLDEFFEVRVASLLAQGNLAENPALAANLARISNECHNLVKDQYAVLNTEVLPELQKNGVHLVRHTDRNEAQRAWVKEYFEREVRPLLTPIGLDPAHPFPQVVNKSLNFIISLTGKDAFGRGTGIAIVKAPRVLPRVIRLPDHLSTNGGISFCLLSSIIHSHIEDLFTGREVIAYSQFRVTRDSDLWVDEEEVKNLRQALKGELQGRQFGTSVRLEVAKNCVPELADFLLEQFGLDKSRLYAVDGPVNLVRLAELIDHVKQPNLRFEPFVPGMPQKTAHHDIFEQLKKHDILLHHPFQSFQTVVDFIQVAAHDPSVVAIKQTIYRTGMHSDLMEALMAAARAGKEVTVILELMARFDEEANINWADKLEQAGAQVVYGVVGLKTHAKVALVIRREEADADGNPGGLRFYAHLGTGNYHLTTTRLYTDFGLLTAHAEMAQEVNEVFIHLTSLTKPHKLTHLWLAPFALQSEIIKAIRNEAKIARAGRPGRIIVKINALVDESVIRALYAASHDGVKIDLIVRGACTLKPGVPGLSENIKVRSIIGRFLEHSRIYYFRNDLAHDVYLASADWMSRNLFRRIEVAFPILDKALKRRVITEGLNPYLKDNTNAWELEPSGHYQRRQVRGKQLEFSAQRHLMQLLGTPPVDSE